Proteins encoded together in one Penaeus vannamei isolate JL-2024 chromosome 11, ASM4276789v1, whole genome shotgun sequence window:
- the LOC113810182 gene encoding uncharacterized protein gives MSVYHDIHCEYFLDIDMVGGRIRTSSNNSQVSSCSSDSHSSSASQASDASAGSGYGPDKKKKKNKKKSSFWKQSCFPLN, from the exons ATGTCCGTTTACCACGACATTCACTGCGAATACTTCCTCGACATAG ACATGGTCGGCGGCAGAATCAGGACGTCAAGCAACAACAGCCAAGTCAGCTCCTGCAGCAGCGACAGCCACTCCAGCAGTGCGAGTCAGGCCAGCGACGCCTCAGCGGGGAGTGGCTACGGtccagacaagaaaaagaagaagaacaaaaagaagagcaGCTTCTGGAAGCAGTCCTGCTTTCCACTGAACTAG